The window AAAATGACACACGATCCGCCGCCGAAGTTCGAGACATAGCCGTCACCGAGGGAAGCCCAAGTTCAAGCCCACCCCCTCAACCTACCAACCCCAACAACCATGCCGATTCGGGAACGGTTACCCTTACTCTGCTGTTTTGCCGCGTTTCTCCTCCGCCTTTTTCTGCTTCTCGCTGCGCAAGTCCCAGGCGGTCAGCCAGCGCGTTTCGCCGCGCTTCAGGTGAAAATCCGTTCGCAGGCGTTCGTCCATGTCCTTCAGGTGGCCGGCGCCGTAGAAGACGCCGATCTTTTTCTTGCCGGCGGCGATTTGTTCCTTGAGCACGTCGAGCGCCACTTTGTTGCGCTCCGTGATGATCGTCGAACCGTCGGGACCGTCCAGGCCGGCCATGGCGCTTTCCAGGTCGCCGAATTGTTCCGCGAGGATGCGCTTCATCTTCACTGCGCGCTGCGGGGAAAACATGGCGGCCATCATTTCGGCTTCGGCGCTCGTGCCTGATTTGGCTTGTTGCTTGCTTTGTTGCGCGATGCCCTGGCCCATCAGGCGAAAGAAGAGCTTCGTCAGGCTTTCATCGCGGCTGGCCATCGACTTGGCGAATTCTTCCGGCGACATATCGGCGTGAACGAAGTTCGGCTGGTCGTACTTCACCAGGGCGAGTTGATGTTCCAACTCCAGGATGTCCTTCAGCCCATTTTGCAACAGGCCGATCGGATGCGCGTTGCTGGTGCCTTGCCCGGCTTGCGGGACGTTGTTGTCCTCGGGCGCCACGAGCTCGTACAGCAGGGCGTCGTAGCCTTCGAACTCGCGATTGAGCTGATCGTAATAGCTGCGCTCGCCGACATGCACGGCGGCCACGAGATCGACCTTCAAACCTTGGCCGGATTCATCGGCCGGCACGTAACTGACGATGGCCGTTTGCATCGCGGTCAGCACGTCTTTCGAGTCCCGCGTAAGACGGAGAAACTCCGGTCCTTTCGCGGCGGCTTGCTTCGGCTTTGCTTTGGCTTCCGCCGCAGGCGGAGCACTCTGCGTCGCGGCGTCGAACACCACGAGCAGGATGGCGAACAAGAGGAAGCTTCGCCCCAGCCAGGCGCGTCGTCCCGTCATAAAGAGGTTCCGAAAGAAGGACGGAAGCATCGAAGTATGTACATTCATTTCGTTGACCCGAAGCAGTATAGGTTTCAGGGACGGCCCCGACAATGTTTTACCCTGCTTTTGGCGGGTGGACGGCCCGTCAGTCGCGGAGGACGGAAGAATTTCTCACTGGACAACTGCAAAAATGCTTGCATTACCTGCACGTTTTGATAGTTTGAAGTCTATGGACGTGAGCTTGCTCCGTTCATGACGGCCTCCGCAGGTTCCTGCCCCGCCTGCGGAGGCCTATTTTTTGCGATTCGCGCAAGCTGGCCGTCGCTGTCGCTTTGACGCGATATCTGCCAGGCGGAATCCACTATGATCGTAGACGCGGTTCGCGAATGCGCTTGGCTGCGCGGTCGAGCTGGGCATTCCATTCCAACAGTAATTCGCCGAGGGCGGCGTCATGTTGCGAAGTTAATGCCTGCCGTGCACTGACGCTACGAACACGCGATGCCGCCGACGTCTGCACTACCTGTGGCGCTGCGGCGAGGGGCGAAGGATTTGGCAAGCTGGCGCCGAAGTTGTTGCGCACGGCGTTGAGATCGCTGACGTCGACGCGATTATTGCCATCGGTGTCGCCGACGACGCCGGGGCCGTCCGCGCCGAAATTGTTGCGGACGTTGTTCAGGTCAATCACATTGACTTGCCCGTCGCCGTTGGTGTCGCCCTCCAAAGCGATCGCACCGGCGGGCCGGCCAGGCGTGCCGCCGATTTCGGCGCTGGCCTGCCAACTCGCCGGATCGTTGCCGAACAAGTTCATTGCCTGACGATCCAGACTGGGGCCGTCGCCATCCGCCGCGCTGGGCCAGGGCGCCGCGTCGTCATAGTTGACGTGATCGGCGCGGTAGTAAGGCACGAAGCCGTCGACCAACTCCGGATCGCCCGGGCGCGACAGTGAGAGCGATTCGCCGTTTTTGTCGAGCCCGCCGAGCCACAGTCCGAACACTTGCACTTCGGCAGGTACATTGTTCGCCGCGCGAAACGCCGCTGGATCGATGCTGGCGATGACCAGATATCCATGAGCTGGAATCGTCACGCCGGTGGGAAAGATGAAATCGATCCCGTTGGTGAACTTCCAGGTGTTTTCCGGGTGCAGCGGATCGAACAAAACGATCGGCGTCGCGCTCGTGTTGTAAAGTTCGATGAATTCATGTTCGCTGCCGGCGCCGGCCTGGTTGTACATGAGCTCGCTGATGACGACCGGACCGACGAGCGGCGCGGCGTTTTCGGCGTTGAACGTCGAGGCGGATTGCTCGACGAACATCACTTCGCCGGTGCTGTTGCGGTACCGACCGAAGCTGACCTCGCGATCGCTGGCGCGAAAGGGTTGGCTTTCGGCGTAGGACGCAGTGAGCCCATTGGAATCCCAGGACGAGAGAAACACCGCTTCGCCGTGTTCGCTCAGTCCGAATGGCACGAGTGCGCCGGGATCGTCGTTGTCGTCGAAATCGTCCTGCTGGGTGAAAGTGAAGTAGCCGCCAGCGGGGATGAATGCGTCGTCGGCGATGCGGTAGCGATTGAGTTCCGAGCCTTTGTCGCTGAGAAACCAGTCGCTGATGTTGATGGCCTGATCGGTGACGTTGTGCAACTCGATCCAGTCGCCCGGATCGACGTCCGTGTGGGCAAGCAGTTCGTTGATGACGATGTCGCCGGCGTGCAACGGCGCTTCGCTTGTTCCTGGGCTGCCGCCGCCGCGCAGGCTGCCGCGATAATTCGCGGCGTTGTTCCACATCGCCGGGGCGGCGGCCGGATCGACCACGGTCAGGGAAAAGCCATCGCCGTCCGTGACCGGGCGCCAGGCGTCTTTGTAAGTGACGCTCTGCACCGGCGTATCGAAGTCAAGCAGGTCGAGTTGGTCGTCCCCGTTCGCGAGCGCGCCGCCAAAGACGCCAGCGATCGGCAACCCGGCGCCGTACCGCGATTCGAACGCCGCGACATTTTTGACGATCAACACGCGTTCTCCGCCGGCCAGCGTTTGCACCGGCGACGTCGCGAAATTGAAAGTCGCCCCGACCGCCAACTCGACGCCCGCGAGCTGGATCGGTTCCGCCGCAGTATTTACCAGTTCGATGAATTCGAAATCGTCCTTAGCGAACGGTCCGCCGGAGGGTTCCGCGGGATGGTACATGATCTCCGAGAACCGCAACGAATCGACGGCGGCGAGCAGTTGGCGGACTTCCAATCGCTCGACGCGCAGCGTCGGACGGCAAGTTCGATGGCGCACGGACAGCCTCTCTCTCAGGTGGGCGACTTCAAAGCGGCAGGCTAGTTCGTCGGGCGCGCGTGAAAGCGCAGGTCGACCAACTCGCCGGGTTTCAACTTGCCTTCGGCCGGCACGTTGATCCAGACCGGCACCCCGTATTCCAGCAGGTTCACATCCCGAATTGTACGCTGATGCTCCGGAATCAGCTCGATTTGCGGACCGACGCGGGCCACGCTGGCTGGGTAGGACTGCACGGGCTTACGACGCGGCCGGATGTCGACCATCATCCCCGGCTCCGGCTGGAGTAGATTTTCCTGCCGGATATAGCTGACGATGTAGTCGCTGGAGGGGGAGGCGATGGTGGCGATCAGCGCGCCGGCGGCGACGGTCTGACCGGGCCGCGCCCAAATGTAGGAGATCGTGCCCGAAACCGGCGCGCGAACTTCGAGCGCTTCATATTGAGCGCACATGAGCTCGATTTGGCGGCATTTGGCTTCGATCGTGGCGTGAATCGGCGCCAGCAACTGGTCGACATGCGCACCCCCGACGGGGCCGAGCACCGCGAGTTGTTCCGCGAGTTGCTTGCGATCCGTTCGAATCGCTTCGATCGCGCTCTCCGCCTGCCGGCCGTCCGCGATGACGGCGGCGCGTTCCGGAGCAACATTCAGGATCTGGGGCGCAAAAGTCGTCTTGGGCGGCAGCCCCAGTTTGCTGGAGTAATCCGATTGCACTCGCTGCAGCGCCGCGTCCATGCGAAAGGCTCGCATTTGCGACCGCATCAGCTCTTCCTCGTGACGCAGTTGCTCGATGCGTGCGAGGAGACGATCGCGTTCTTGAATTGTTTCGAGGGTTTTCCCGTGGTCTTGAATCGCGCCTGCGTAGCGTTCCAGTTCCGCGGCCGTATTTGCCAGGCCTTCGCGCAAGCTGGCGATGGCTGCGAGCGATTGCGCGACGCCGTCGAGTCCCTTTTCCGCTTCGTCGCGAGCCGCTTGCGCGTCAAACGCTTCGACGGAGCCGCGCAGGTCCAGGAGATTTTTTCCGGACAGTTCCTCGAGTCGCTTGGCCTTGGCGCTCTGCACCTCGAACGTCACGCGATAGACGAGAGCCTCGGCGCGGCGCTGGATTTCTTCCAGCTGCAAGCGCTCAGCGCGCTCTTCCAAGCGACGACGCTCCGAGGCCAGATCGAGTTTTTCCTGGCGTGAATCGCCAGCTTCGCGTTGGGCGTCGGTCGCTCGTTCCGCCTGCCGGTCGGCCTCCGCCAGTCGTTCCGCTTCGATCGTGGCCGGAATGTCGCTTTCGAGTTCCAGCAGTTCCACGCGCAACGCGGCTAGCTCCGCTAAGAGCGGGCCATCGTCGATGAGCGCCAGCACCTGTCCTCGCTGGACCTCCTCGGCCAAGCGTAACGGGTCGCCCGGAATCGCGATCAGCCGGCCTTCGGCGGGGCTCGTGGCGTCGACGCGTACAGCGCTCACTTCGCCCACGGCGTTCGGTTGGCCGATCTGCCGCTGCCAAAGGTAGAGCACCAAGACGACGCTGCCTAGAAACGTGACGAAAGGCACGTACTGGTAGCGCAGGCGTTGCCACCATTGCGTGATCGGCGTGCGGATGCGGGATTTATTGGGCATGCATTACATCTCCGATTCATCTTCGCGATGATACAAGGAGACGTGGGCGATGCCCTCCGTCGCTTCCAAATCGGCGAGCAGCTCCTGGCTACGCGCCGGATCGCGCATCAGCACGCGATAGGAAAGATCCAACAGGTCGCTGGCCAGATGGCGCTGGCTGGCGAGCTGTGTGCGTGCACAATGCCGCTTCAAGGTCTGCGTCAGAGCCGCCGCGATCTGATTTTCCGCGGACACGTGCAACGAAAGAATGACGTCGTAACGATGCCGCCCGCCGAACGAGGTCATTCGCAAGTACAAGAAGACAAAGCTCACGGCCAGGCAACCGGTCAACGCCAGCCCGAAGCGCTGCGTGCCCACCGACATGCCTTCGACAAGCGTCCAGAGCATGAACGTCGTGTCGCGGGTGTCTTTCAGGACGTTGCGAAAGCGGACCACGGCGAAGACCGCCAGCAGGCCGAAGGCAATGACGATTTCGCCGGTCATCAGCGCCATGATCAGCGCCACGATGACTGGGATCACGACCAGCGACGCCGTAAACGATTGCGAGTACGAC of the Planctomycetia bacterium genome contains:
- a CDS encoding lamin tail domain-containing protein; the encoded protein is MRHRTCRPTLRVERLEVRQLLAAVDSLRFSEIMYHPAEPSGGPFAKDDFEFIELVNTAAEPIQLAGVELAVGATFNFATSPVQTLAGGERVLIVKNVAAFESRYGAGLPIAGVFGGALANGDDQLDLLDFDTPVQSVTYKDAWRPVTDGDGFSLTVVDPAAAPAMWNNAANYRGSLRGGGSPGTSEAPLHAGDIVINELLAHTDVDPGDWIELHNVTDQAINISDWFLSDKGSELNRYRIADDAFIPAGGYFTFTQQDDFDDNDDPGALVPFGLSEHGEAVFLSSWDSNGLTASYAESQPFRASDREVSFGRYRNSTGEVMFVEQSASTFNAENAAPLVGPVVISELMYNQAGAGSEHEFIELYNTSATPIVLFDPLHPENTWKFTNGIDFIFPTGVTIPAHGYLVIASIDPAAFRAANNVPAEVQVFGLWLGGLDKNGESLSLSRPGDPELVDGFVPYYRADHVNYDDAAPWPSAADGDGPSLDRQAMNLFGNDPASWQASAEIGGTPGRPAGAIALEGDTNGDGQVNVIDLNNVRNNFGADGPGVVGDTDGNNRVDVSDLNAVRNNFGASLPNPSPLAAAPQVVQTSAASRVRSVSARQALTSQHDAALGELLLEWNAQLDRAAKRIREPRLRS
- a CDS encoding HlyD family efflux transporter periplasmic adaptor subunit, which gives rise to MPNKSRIRTPITQWWQRLRYQYVPFVTFLGSVVLVLYLWQRQIGQPNAVGEVSAVRVDATSPAEGRLIAIPGDPLRLAEEVQRGQVLALIDDGPLLAELAALRVELLELESDIPATIEAERLAEADRQAERATDAQREAGDSRQEKLDLASERRRLEERAERLQLEEIQRRAEALVYRVTFEVQSAKAKRLEELSGKNLLDLRGSVEAFDAQAARDEAEKGLDGVAQSLAAIASLREGLANTAAELERYAGAIQDHGKTLETIQERDRLLARIEQLRHEEELMRSQMRAFRMDAALQRVQSDYSSKLGLPPKTTFAPQILNVAPERAAVIADGRQAESAIEAIRTDRKQLAEQLAVLGPVGGAHVDQLLAPIHATIEAKCRQIELMCAQYEALEVRAPVSGTISYIWARPGQTVAAGALIATIASPSSDYIVSYIRQENLLQPEPGMMVDIRPRRKPVQSYPASVARVGPQIELIPEHQRTIRDVNLLEYGVPVWINVPAEGKLKPGELVDLRFHARPTN
- a CDS encoding DUF4956 domain-containing protein, with the protein product MNGWQGVRPWMEMLFFSDPGSHGQGPESAILMLALAFAIGHVIGWVYMLTHRGLSYSQSFTASLVVIPVIVALIMALMTGEIVIAFGLLAVFAVVRFRNVLKDTRDTTFMLWTLVEGMSVGTQRFGLALTGCLAVSFVFLYLRMTSFGGRHRYDVILSLHVSAENQIAAALTQTLKRHCARTQLASQRHLASDLLDLSYRVLMRDPARSQELLADLEATEGIAHVSLYHREDESEM